The window GGCATCGCGGCCCTCGACCCGACCTCGCTCAAGCTGTACGTGAACTGGGGAACCTACGACATCCAGCGCCTCGTCCCCGGCTGTGAAAGCTTCGTTCACATGCTCGAGGACAAGGGCTTCGAACACCTGGTCGAGGTCAAGCCCCAAGGGCATTCGTGGGGCTTCTGGCGCGACTCCCTGAGTCCCGCCTTCCGCTACCTCTACGCCGCGTCTCCCTGAAAAGACCTTCAAGGTGCGGCCGACGCGGGTAGCGCGGGCCGCACCTTGAAGGTCTCCTCGCGACGCACGTGCACGGTGCCCGGCTTGGCCCCCCGCGGTTTCGATACGTAGCGGGCGCGCGTCCCCGTCACGGCGACCTGGCGCGAGCCGCGGGCCTTGCTGTGCCAGGCGGCGACCGCCGCGGCGGCCTTGACCGTCGCCCGGTCGGGCTCCTCGCCGGCGGGGACCCGCAGCACCACGTGGCTGCCGGACAGGCCCTTGACGTGGAACCACCAGTCGTCGGGCCGGGCGATCTTCAGGGAGAGACGGTCGTTGTCGGCTTCGGTGCGGCCGGCGAGCACGATCCACCCGCCGGGTAGTTCGTAGCGCCAGAGCCTGGGCTCGGGGGGACGCCGGCCGTCCCCGGTGTCGCCCGGCGATCCCATCAGTCCACGTACCCCAGTGAGCGCAGGCGTTCGATCCGCGCCTCGTCGAGCGCCTGATCCTCGGCCAGATCCTCGTCGCTCGCCACGGGCGAGAACCCGAGGATGCGCAGGAAGAAGCAGTCCGAGTCCGGGGGCAGTTCCAGGCGCGCCCGGAAGACGTCGCCGGTCACGGTGACGTAGCCGATGTGGGTCTCGCGCAGATTGGCGTACTTCCCGGGCTCGAAGTCGATGCCGGCGATGTCGAAGACCTCGTCCGAGCCTTCCACGGTCATCCGGCCGCGGCCCATGACGCGCGCGGAGAGACGATATTCTCCTTCGGGAACGGCGATCTCGAGACGGCAGGGCCCGGCGCCGCGCCTCGCCATCAACCAGTGCTTGTGGTCGTGTTCGGAGATCAGCCATGGTTCGCCCTCGACGTCGCCGCCGCAGTCCTCGTCGCGCGGCGCGCGCTTGACGAAGCGGGCTTCGGCCTCGATCCGGGCATGGTTGGTGCCGAGCGCGAAGGGCACTTCGGGCTGGGTGAACCTGACGGCCGCCTGGTACCGCCGGAAGCGGGGCGCCATCGACGCGCGGTAGGCGTCCAGCATCGTCTGCACGACGTCGGGTCGGACCGTCCAGAGATCGCGGGTCTCCAGCACGTCGGCGCGCACGTCGTAGAGCCGCCCGGACAGGCCGGCGACCGCCGGCGCGGCGTCGGCGAGCAGGACCGCGTCCGGATCGGCGAAGATGCACTTGAACTGGCTGCTGCGGATGGCCTGTCGGGCCATCACGTAGGGCTTGGCGTCGGCCTCTCCCCTCGCGTACGGCACGAGGTCGACGCCGTCTGTCGCCTTGCCCTCGGGAAAAGGCACGTCAAGCAGATCCAGCACGGTCGGCGAGATGTCCACGCCCTCGCTCGGCGCGTTGACGCCGCCCCGGGCGAGTTTCCTGGGGTAATAGACGAGCAGGGGGATCCTGGCGACCGCGTCGTACCAGTCGCACTCGTGGCCGTAGCGGCCGGCCACCTCCATCAGGTGCTCGCCGTGATCGGCGGTGACGATGATCAGCGTGTTCTCGAGACGTCCCCGCTCCGCCAGGTAGTCGAACAGGCGGCCGAGCTCCCGGTCGTTGTAGCGCAGGCTGCCGTCGTACAGGGCGTCCAGGTAGCGCCTGTCCTCTCGGGACAGGGGCTGCTCGACGTTCTTGGGGTTGCCCAGGGGTTCGAAGCGGTCGCCGGTATAGGGTTCGGGGCCGAAATAGGCCCGGGCGTCGGCATCGAAGTAGTGGGGCGTATGGGTGTCCATCATGTGGATGTAGAGGAAATAGTCCTGCTCCAGGTGTTCGCCCAGCCAGTCGATGGCGTAGTCGATCATCGTCTCGGCGTCGGGATGCACGCGGCCGTCGGCGGCGTTGTTGGCCAGGTCGTGCAGCTCGTCGAAATCGTCCGCGAAGTCGGTCCCCCGCTTGATCCAGGGATGCGCCGAGACGACGGCGGTGAGGATGCCGTCCGCGGAGAGGGTCCGCGCCAGGGAGAGGGTCTGTTCGTCGGGTACGCGGAAGAGGTCGTCGGGCTCGGTCAGGGGGATGGACGGGCTGGCGGGGAACATGGACTTGGCGAAGTAGCGCGAGTAGAACAGCGTCGGCAAGGACGCGCGCGTGTAGGTGGCCTGGGCGAAGTGGTTCTGGAAGATCAGGCCGTTCTCGGCGAGCCTGTCCATGCGCGGCGTGGTCTCGCGGGCGTAGCCATAGGCCGAGAAGCGGTCCGGTCGCGCCGCGTCCAGCATGATCAGGATGGCCTGGCGGCTGCCGGGTTCCCGCCCGCCGCCGCCGCAACCGGTCGACACGACGAGCCCGGCCAGGAGCGTCAGGAACGCCCGCCGGACCGAGCAGCAAACGCATCGCGTGCTCATCATCCGCTCATCTTTCCGTTCATTCCCCGCGAGCCTCTCCCAATGAAGATCATCGGGGTGTCGCGTGCAACTCACATTTTCTGGAACGTGGCGGGCATTATGTTGTATATTGCCCTCTCGTTATTCCGGAGACGGCTCCCGAGGCCGGCGCCGTCGCCGTATTTTTTGCGTCCAACGCTTTTTCACACACGTCAGAACCGGAGGAACCATAGCGATGATCGAGGTAAGTGGCGTCACGAAGCGGTTCGGAGCGACCGTCGCACTCGACGACGTGTCCTTCCGCCTCGCACAAGGCGAAATCCTCGGCTTCCTGGGACCAAACGGCGCGGGCAAGAGCACGGCCATGAAGATCATCACGACCTTCCTGGCCGCCGATGCCGGCACCGTCACCGTCGATGGCATCGACGTTCTCGAGAGGCCCCTGGAAGTACGAGGGCGCATCGGCTATCTGCCGGAAAACAATCCGCTGTACGTGGACATGACCGTCCACGAATACCTGGACTTTGTGGGCGAGGCGCGCGGCCTGACCGGCGCTCGCCTGCGCAAGCGGCGCGACTGGGTGGTCGAGGCTTGCGGCATCGCCAGAGTCTACCACAAACCCATCATCGAGCTGTCCAAGGGTTTCCGACAGAGAACGGGACTGGCCCAGGCCCTGATACACGATCCCGACATCCTCATCCTGGACGAGCCCACGACGGGACTGGATCCCCTGCAGATCATCGGCATCCGCGACCTGATCCACAGCCTGGCGCGGCTGAAGACCATCATCTTCTCCACGCACATCCTGCAGGAGGTCTCGCCGATCACCCAGCGCATCGTGATCATCAACGACGGGCGCATCGTCGCCGACGGGAAGGTCGACGAGCTGGAGCAGCGCGCCATGGGCAGCAACCGCGTCTACGTGAGCTGCCGCGCCGACGGCGAAACGGCCGCCGCGGCCCTGCGGGAGCTCCCGGAGCTGGAATCGGCCGCCCTGGTCTCGGACGCCGGCGGCATCAGCAGGTTCGAGCTGCGGACGCCCTTCGGCCATGATGCCACGGGCCCGGTGGGACGCCTGGTCAACCAGCGCGGCTGGGAACTGCTGGAGCTGCACGAGTCGCGCTTCAGCCTCGAGGACACCTTCATCGCCCTGACGAGACAGGAGAGCGGGAACAGGGAGGTGCATCATGTCTAGCACGGGCGTCATCTTCCGGCGCGAGTTCGCGGCATACTTCAACAGCCCGATCGCGTACATCTTCATCATCGTGTTCCTGATCCTCAACTGCGGCCTGTTCATGACGCCGTTCTTCCTGGCCGGCGCCGCGGACATGCGCGAGTTCTTCAACAACCTGCCGCTGTTTCTGATCTTCTTCATCCCGGCCGTCTCGATGCGGCTATGGGCGGAGGACAAGCGGAGCGGCACCTTCGAGCTCCTGATGACCCTGCCCATGAAGTCGAGCCAGGTCATGCTGGGCAAGTATCTCGCCGCCATGACCTTCTACGTGATCGCCCTGCTCGGCACCTTGCCCATCCTCATCATGCTGCTGATCCTGGGCAATCCCGACGTGGGAGCGATCGTCAGCGGTTACCTGGGCGCCCTGCTGCTGGGCGGGCTGTACATGAGCGTGGGCATTTTCACCAGCGGCCTGCTCCGCGACCAGATCACCGCCTTCATCCTGGGCATGCTCGCCTGCTTCCTGCTGTTCCTGCTGGGCATGCCGTTCGTTTCGGGGACCATCGACGGCTGGGTGTCCGGGTTGGGCACCTTCCTGCAGAACGCCTTCGGCCTGATGCCCCACTACCAGTCGCTGCAACGCGGCGTGCTGGAGCTGGGCGACCTGGCCTACTTCCTGGCCTTGACCGGCGTCTTCCTCGTCCTCAACACACTGTGGCTGGAAGGGAGGAAGTACTAATGACCCCCAAGCGCAGAAACTTCCGCATGACCTTCGCCGTGGCCGTGGTGCTGCTGCTGGCGGCGGCCGTGCTGCTGACCGGCGTGCTGGGCAACTTCCAGGGCGTGCGCGCCGACCTGACCAGCGACCGTCTCTACACCATGTCGCCGTCGGCCAAGAAGATCCTCGGCGAGCTCAAGGCTCCGGTGCAGGTCAAGTTCTACATCACCGGCGCCGAGGACATGCCGACCGAACTGAAGACCCTCGAGCGCGACGTGTCCGACAAGCTGCACGACTACAGCCGCGCCTCGGACGGCATGATCGAGTACTCGGTCCACAACCCGCAGGACGACGAGGAGCTGCAGACCTCGCTGAGCTCGCGGGGCGTGAGGCCGTTCCAGGTGCAGTCCATCGAGAAGGACGAACGCAGCATCAAGCTAATCTGGAGCGCCATGACCATCGCCTACAAGGACTACCCCGAGGAGGTGCTGCCGCAGGTGCTACCGCAGTCGCTGATCTCGCTGGAGTACGAGCTGCTGTCGCGCGTCTACCGTCTGACGCAGGAGCGTCAGCCCAAAGTGGCCCTGGTGGCTCCCCTGCAGGAGGTCGACCAGCAGGTGGCCATGATGTACCTGCAACAGGGCATGCAGCCGCCCGAGCCCCAGGACATCTACACCACCGCCACGCAACTGTTCGAGCAGGAGCACTACTTGGTGGAGCGGATCGACCTGACCGCCGGCTCGCGCATACCCGAGGACGCCGACGTGCTCGTGGTGCTCAATCCCGTCGACTTCAACGAGCGGCAGGCCTTCGAGATCAACCGCGCGCTCAGCAACGGCATGAACACGATCATCGCCGTCCAGACGCACGAATACGGCTACCAGCCTGGCATGCGCGACGCCTACAGCATCAGCGGCATCCCACAGACCAGCGGCCTCGAGAAGATGCTGGCCGGTCTCGGCCTCACCGTCTCCACGGACCATCTCATGGATTCCAGCTGCCAGGTCCTGAACGTGCCGCGCACCCAGAACATCGGCGGCATGCGCTTCCAGACCAACGAGCCGGTGCGACTGCCCATCCAGATCCAGGTGACGGACACGCAAATGAACCCAGACGCGGCCATCAGCAATCGCATCGGCACCCTGCTGTACCTCTGGGGCTCCGCGCTGGAATTCGACGAGACCGTGCTGGCCGAACACGAACTGGCCCGCACCGACCTGTTCACAAGCAGCGCCCAGACCTGGACCGAGCCCTTCGCCGCGGGCGTCATGGCCGGCAGCCTCTTCCAGCCCGAGGGCAAGGAGCTGTCGCCTCGCCTGCCCCTGGCCGTGGAGGTGCGGGGCCGCTTCCCCGACGCCTTCGACGGCGCCGAGCCGCCCGCCTGGCCGGACGCCGGCGCACAGGATGAAGACGCCGGCGGCCCTGCGTCGGCCGATCCGGTCGCGCCGCTCTTGCGCGAGGAGGCCCGGCTGGTCCTGGTCGGCTGCGCGAAGATGTTCGACGACATGGCCCTGCAGGCCGGGCACAACTCCCTCTTCCTGCTCAACGCGGTGGACGGCCTGGTCCACGGCGAGGACCTGATCTCCATCCGTTCGAAGATCCTGACCCAGCGGGTGATACGCCCCGTGAGCGACGGCGAGAAGGTCGTCTTCCGTCTCCTGACGGTCGCGCTGATCCCCGTGCTGCTGGTCGTCTTCGGACTCATGCGCGCGAGCAACCGCAGGAAGGAGGCGGCGCGATGAGCAAGCGCAACCTGTACCTTCTGTCC of the bacterium genome contains:
- a CDS encoding GldG family protein, coding for MTPKRRNFRMTFAVAVVLLLAAAVLLTGVLGNFQGVRADLTSDRLYTMSPSAKKILGELKAPVQVKFYITGAEDMPTELKTLERDVSDKLHDYSRASDGMIEYSVHNPQDDEELQTSLSSRGVRPFQVQSIEKDERSIKLIWSAMTIAYKDYPEEVLPQVLPQSLISLEYELLSRVYRLTQERQPKVALVAPLQEVDQQVAMMYLQQGMQPPEPQDIYTTATQLFEQEHYLVERIDLTAGSRIPEDADVLVVLNPVDFNERQAFEINRALSNGMNTIIAVQTHEYGYQPGMRDAYSISGIPQTSGLEKMLAGLGLTVSTDHLMDSSCQVLNVPRTQNIGGMRFQTNEPVRLPIQIQVTDTQMNPDAAISNRIGTLLYLWGSALEFDETVLAEHELARTDLFTSSAQTWTEPFAAGVMAGSLFQPEGKELSPRLPLAVEVRGRFPDAFDGAEPPAWPDAGAQDEDAGGPASADPVAPLLREEARLVLVGCAKMFDDMALQAGHNSLFLLNAVDGLVHGEDLISIRSKILTQRVIRPVSDGEKVVFRLLTVALIPVLLVVFGLMRASNRRKEAAR
- a CDS encoding DUF814 domain-containing protein is translated as MGSPGDTGDGRRPPEPRLWRYELPGGWIVLAGRTEADNDRLSLKIARPDDWWFHVKGLSGSHVVLRVPAGEEPDRATVKAAAAVAAWHSKARGSRQVAVTGTRARYVSKPRGAKPGTVHVRREETFKVRPALPASAAP
- a CDS encoding ABC transporter ATP-binding protein — encoded protein: MIEVSGVTKRFGATVALDDVSFRLAQGEILGFLGPNGAGKSTAMKIITTFLAADAGTVTVDGIDVLERPLEVRGRIGYLPENNPLYVDMTVHEYLDFVGEARGLTGARLRKRRDWVVEACGIARVYHKPIIELSKGFRQRTGLAQALIHDPDILILDEPTTGLDPLQIIGIRDLIHSLARLKTIIFSTHILQEVSPITQRIVIINDGRIVADGKVDELEQRAMGSNRVYVSCRADGETAAAALRELPELESAALVSDAGGISRFELRTPFGHDATGPVGRLVNQRGWELLELHESRFSLEDTFIALTRQESGNREVHHV
- a CDS encoding sulfatase, producing the protein MSTRCVCCSVRRAFLTLLAGLVVSTGCGGGGREPGSRQAILIMLDAARPDRFSAYGYARETTPRMDRLAENGLIFQNHFAQATYTRASLPTLFYSRYFAKSMFPASPSIPLTEPDDLFRVPDEQTLSLARTLSADGILTAVVSAHPWIKRGTDFADDFDELHDLANNAADGRVHPDAETMIDYAIDWLGEHLEQDYFLYIHMMDTHTPHYFDADARAYFGPEPYTGDRFEPLGNPKNVEQPLSREDRRYLDALYDGSLRYNDRELGRLFDYLAERGRLENTLIIVTADHGEHLMEVAGRYGHECDWYDAVARIPLLVYYPRKLARGGVNAPSEGVDISPTVLDLLDVPFPEGKATDGVDLVPYARGEADAKPYVMARQAIRSSQFKCIFADPDAVLLADAAPAVAGLSGRLYDVRADVLETRDLWTVRPDVVQTMLDAYRASMAPRFRRYQAAVRFTQPEVPFALGTNHARIEAEARFVKRAPRDEDCGGDVEGEPWLISEHDHKHWLMARRGAGPCRLEIAVPEGEYRLSARVMGRGRMTVEGSDEVFDIAGIDFEPGKYANLRETHIGYVTVTGDVFRARLELPPDSDCFFLRILGFSPVASDEDLAEDQALDEARIERLRSLGYVD
- a CDS encoding ABC transporter permease, with product MSSTGVIFRREFAAYFNSPIAYIFIIVFLILNCGLFMTPFFLAGAADMREFFNNLPLFLIFFIPAVSMRLWAEDKRSGTFELLMTLPMKSSQVMLGKYLAAMTFYVIALLGTLPILIMLLILGNPDVGAIVSGYLGALLLGGLYMSVGIFTSGLLRDQITAFILGMLACFLLFLLGMPFVSGTIDGWVSGLGTFLQNAFGLMPHYQSLQRGVLELGDLAYFLALTGVFLVLNTLWLEGRKY